One part of the Lycorma delicatula isolate Av1 chromosome 7, ASM4794821v1, whole genome shotgun sequence genome encodes these proteins:
- the LOC142327521 gene encoding uncharacterized protein LOC142327521, whose amino-acid sequence MDNERPEWLSNNFIKSALKSRNISNGIKIINIVVSRAVSKGNNYMSDVYRVKVEYMQGLGNQNLMEIPLIVKVPIRGGLSDKMIQFGTIDKEVMIYKEFLPELSLVLGEYDKLTPKSYLSNEEGIIVMEDLSFHGYKMANRTQRLDFDHCVLALKSIAKFHAASVILHEKNPELVEKVGKELFFHKNLKENEFLGSCQIELIGHELETWPEGKEFAKDIWGLTDKGWKLMTDAVQAKENEFNVLNHGDFWLTNILFKYENGKPIKVKLVDLQQSRYSSPAVDLLFFMYGSIQEEVLNNKKDELIKIYLQTLNEYLEKYESPKRLEEAELLKSLEERDFYAFYATLTSLAVVLSESTFLELKEMTEDDINNLKNCPFRKYFQSDIYKQIFLQRMKNTFSKKRWFKNGI is encoded by the coding sequence atggatAACGAGAGACCAGAATGGTtatcaaataatttcataaaatcagcTTTAAAGAGCAGAAATAtttcaaatggaattaaaataataaatattgtagttAGTAGAGCAGTTTCAAAAGGTAATAATTATATGAGCGATGTATACAGAGTTAAAGTTGAATATATGCAAGGCTTAGGTAAccaaaatttaatggaaataccTTTAATTGTTAAAGTACCAATTAGAGGTGGGCTAAGTGACAAAATGATACAATTCGGCACCATAGATAAAGAGGTTatgatttacaaagaatttttgcCAGAATTATCTTTAGTATTAGGAGAATATGATAAGTTAACACCAAAATCTTATTTATCTAATGAAGAAGGTATAATAGTGATGGAAGATTTAAGTTTCCACGGATATAAGATGGCAAATAGAACACAACGATTAGATTTTGATCATTGTGTTTTGGCATTAAAATCAATAGCTAAATTTCATGCAGCTtctgtaattttacatgaaaaaaatccaGAATTAGTTGAAAAAGTcggtaaagaattatttttccataaaaatttgaaagaaaatgagtTTTTAGGTAGTTGTCAAATAGAATTAATCGGTCACGAACTAGAAACTTGGCCGGAAGGAAAAGAATTTGCAAAAGATATATGGGGATTAACGGACAAAGGTTGGAAATTAATGACCGATGCTGTACAAGCAAAAGAAAATgagtttaatgttttaaatcatGGAGATTTTTGGCTAACtaacatattatttaagtatGAAAACGGCAAACCAATAAAAGTTAAGTTGGTGGACCTGCAACAATCTAGATACTCCAGCCCAGCAGTAgatctgttattttttatgtacggTAGCATTCAAGAAGaagtacttaataataaaaaagatgaattaataaaaatttatcttcaaacattaaatgaatatttagaaaaatatgaatcaCCAAAACGATTAGAAGAAGCAGAACTTTTAAAATCTTTAGAAGAACGTGACTTCTACGCATTCTATGCAACGTTAACTTCTTTAGCTGTAGTTTTAAGTGAAAGTACATTTTTGGAATTAAAAGAAATGACCGAAGATGATatcaataatctaaaaaattgcccttttcgaaaatattttcaatcagatatatataagcaaatatttttacaaagaatgaaaaatacattttctaagaAAAGATggtttaaaaatggaatttaa